In Acanthopagrus latus isolate v.2019 chromosome 6, fAcaLat1.1, whole genome shotgun sequence, the genomic window ACGCGTTTATGGATAAAGGTACCCCCTCGTTTCATCACGATGGTACAGCCCAGGTGGCTGCGAGGAAAGACGAGGTAGAGCTGGGGACAAAATGAGGCGATTTCCTGTATTTtcatcaaattattattattttatttcccgTACTCCGAACAATATGCGAAGGACTTATTTACAGTATATCGGTGCTGTCATATAATTTTCGGTGCTGTTTGTACCGGCTGGACAGTCAAACATTGAGGGTTTTGTTCAGACAAAGTCCCGCTGACGTCAAGTTCGTCTAACTATGGAAATTCGTTGAGGACAAAATATGAAGCGCGTCCGGGCGATTTTACTGTGTCGGCACAAATGTGTAAGCCAAAACAAGTTTTGAGAACAAGCGTCAGTGTTATGATAGCATGCCTGACTCAaattttacagctgctttactgaaaaaaagaaaaagaaagaaacatagCTGATTCGACAGACAATGTTGACTAAAGTGGAGGTGAAAATGATGCTTATTGTAAATCTCTTCAACCACTTGTTAATTAGACTTTTCGGCTCACCACATAACATAAGAATACCTCCATTATGCAGCTGTTCTagcaaacattttatcaaacGGTTACTTATGTATGagttcattattcattattcatgcTCCTTTTAGCTTTGTTTGGCTCCCCCTCCGCCAACCtgaatacattaaatacaaaacaacaagttAAAAGAAGCTAAAAGGGTTCAACTGAGATGAGAGTAGAATCAAAGAAACTTCCCCAAACACATGTGGACCCAAGCCAAGAACTTGAACTGGTTAAGTTACCAgaagggttgttttttttttccttttctttttttaagacagAAGTTTATGTGAGTCAACACATCCTCAAAAACAGGCTCATCAATTATGTGATGTAATTTACAGCATTGTTCATCAGAATGTTGCCAGTTTGATTTATTGGGATTTAGGATCATGAAAGCTGAATATTCCAAaagggttgttttttgttttgttttgttttttaaatgaacatttaacGTATTTTGTATATATTGCTCCCCTATGCTGTCGCATGTAACACAGTGTAATTGTTATTGCTACGAGTATAAAACCATTCTCATCAACCATTCTTTTTCTCtatgagaaaataaattgaaCGAGATGCTGCTGCCTCCTGAAATGGAAAGCTCTTAGTTGAGACTGAAAACGATTTAAAAGGCACAATTATTttggaaagagaagaagaaaaatgaaacttcAGGCACTCATGCGTGGAGCAGGAACAAGAATTCATGAATTGgattaaaaagcctttattcaAAAACATGGCTGCTTACAGAACAATAAATCACAGACCGGTTTTGACCTTGAGGGGCTTCATCAGGGTACAAAATGGTGGCCAAAGATTAAgcaaacagtttattttttactcagTGAGGCGTGTCACCCAATCTTAATTGAGTAAATGCATGTGGTGATGTCAACGAATCCCATGTTGAAGATGAGGCGAACAATTATGTTGTGTGGTGTTGTGGTCAATAAAAGTTTAACAATAAGCCTTTAAAATGCCACATATAGACCAGAAAGCCATCAACAGCACAATGCATCATCAATATCAGCCCTTTTATTGCCCTGCAGCAACCGTTCCAATCCTCTAAAGCCcaaatacattatttaacagAGAGGTGAGATGCATTCAAACTACAAATAGGAATTCTTTACAGATTACTGCAGATGACTATTTGAGTAAAGCAGTGTCTGAAACACTCATACCTGTGTGTTCCTTAGAAAAGTGTTTAAATCATCCCTCACATCCTGTTTTAACGCGTTCACAAATGAGTCTCCAGGACTTCAGAGTATCAAAGAGATTTCTCGCCTTCATTTAAAGCTCATGTTAAtcattgttttccttctttatgGGATTTTCCAGGAACAAAGATctcagtgtgaagtgtgtgtatattgtgGAGTCCTTTTCCCAAGCGTCAGTAGTTTTTGCTTGTTGAAAAAATAGCTTTAAAAAAGTCAGTCTTACATGCCACAGAGTTCAcacttttaaatgatttttcctTATCATTGCAAGTGTGGTCTTGAATAATGGGAGAAAAGGATGAGCTGTTAAAAAGATCAGTTTGCCACTGAGATACACCTGAGAAACATAATGGCctctaaattaaaataataagaatTGTATCATTTTTAATAGTTTCAGAATTAAAATGAGCAGTGTACTTGTTATAGTGTCTAAACAGTTATCTTATAAATGgattatttgaaatatttttaatacTGAATGAGAAATCACACCAAACAATCTCTTCAacaatctgtattttattttgctggCAAACAAGAATCaaacatacaacacatttttttctggaaacATACTGTGAAAACACCTAATTATTAGGCATGTTTAATCTTGAAACAGTAAAGGGAAAACCTGTACGAGTAAATTAATGTGCTAACAAAGTAACTGCCATAAGAATACAAGAATtgtgattatttatttgaattattgatCCTTTAACCTGCACAATGAGTAGCAGTAGTCAATACATGTAGAAAGTGTTCATGTCAAGAGACACTAAAACTCTTCTggcatttgaaaaaataaatttatGGTGATCCACagaatgtttaaaatcaaaaccAACAGCTTATTGTTCTGTTAGTCGGAGTCTGAGTCTTCTGTACTATCTCCTGGATCCACATCGTCCTTTCCATTGACCTTCTTACTCTCCTCAGAGTCACTCTCCTCCACCTGATGGAAAGCACAAGGACATTTTGACTAACatgcaaaattaaaaagatgaacCCTcttgcacaacaacaaaaaaaaaaactttagaaGAAATCATACAACAAAGCGTTTTGAAGagacatcaaatcaaaatgttttccgTCTTAACTGTGCCACCTGCTAATCATTAGCATGCTGGAGAGCTCTATTGGTTATCTTATCAGCCCATTGCCCTCTACCGTCTCAACTACCTGTTAGCTGGATGGTTTGAACTTCACAGAGCAAAGGCCCACTCAGCAGAAGCACAAGCAGAGCGCTTATGCAACTGACGGAATAACTAATGAGGGCTGCTTATTCCCTCACATAAAACCTGTATTGTTGTCCACACTGCTGCTAATCTTTTCAGACACTTTACACTTACTTCCACATTACTCTACCTGATTCTCTCgtgtatttatttacacacGTTTAGTTTTATGAATAAGATTTGATTCAGTTAATCAAGTTCAAAACCTGATTTTTTTGAATGCCACAAAATCTTTAAAACTCACCCGGTTATTGCTTTGAAACACACCaatgtttactgtatttatagAGTAAAGTACATAGTATTGTATCAAATACTAGCGGTGGTTGTGACTTGGTATTCGCGATTTAGGAATTGACCTCGGTTTTGAGACAGATAACCTGAAAGGACTTGACTATATGTtattaaatatttgcatttgcaagTTATTAAATCTGTTATCCCTGTATCAGATGTAAACACAATGCCTTCTAAGAATCATGGAAATACAGGTACCTCATCGCCGGGCTCTTCCCGCTGCGGAGGTGACCGGTGcacctcctcatcatcttcatcactttcTTGGGACCTCTGAGAAAGAATCTCTTCACCCTGAAGCAGACATTGTTCCATTAAGTAAATGACTCAAGTATGGACAGAGacacatacttttttttaaagttcagcaCTGTTTTTACCTTCAGGTTGCGATTCTTCAGGTTTCCGATCCAAAAGGCCTCCTGACAGTTGTGGAGCGTCAGCATGGCCTTCactctgtaaacaaacagctcCAGGCTCTTCTTCAAGGCTGGTACGTGGTTGGTCAGGCTTGTATCCTGACTATTCTGAGCATCAACACATTATGACACAATTCATCTTTTAGAGAGCACCTGAGGTTTAACATATACATTGCCCTGGCTCTGActgtcttttctctgatttAACAGGAATATTTTGTAATCCCCAGTTGGTAGATCTGGCATCAGTGCATGCAGAAAGATGTACTGTATccaacaaaaaatacatgatgAATTAACTAGAAACTGATTGATCTGTGGATACCTTAGAGTGTCCACACATGTGATGGAGCTGGCGGGTGCTGAGCTGGAAGGTTTTTAGCAGGTTCTGGACATCATCCTTAAAAGAAAGGCACACAGTCATCTCACTGGCAACACCTTATTTTGCGTGTTTTTTCACAacacatgctgtttttctgttcttaGTGCCAACCCATTTTTGAACGATTTTGGGAAAGCGGAAGCTGGAAACATGCGTTTATATATGAAGCAAGTTAGGAATCAATTACttcaaggaaaaacaaataatatcaTCCAAGTAccatcaaaaatgtgtttaataaaagATGTTCTGAGGTTCTGGGCTTATATATTGAATATATATTGAAATCTATTTCtctaaattacacaaaacatgtaaataaagaaaagtaaattgAATTGATTAGATCAGCACGTCATTAGCGGTCTGTCAATGTCGAGCTGCAATGAATCTCCAAGGCCATACTTACACTGGAACTGAAAAGAAGACCCAATaaatcaatcagctgatcaaaagaTTCCCAGCTCTTCTGGGTAATTCttcttttcagacattttttcaagcaaaacacGTCCAACATTTGCCAACTACAGTGTgttaaatgcaaacatttgctgcttttctttgtcatttatgaaagaaaagaaaaatctttggattttggaatttgagacaaacatttttcactttctgaaaacattttatggaCTAAATCGTTAGTTGCAGTcctaaaatgtaatatttagcTTAATAAGACATTTACTGGATATATTAGGTGTACCTTGTGCCTTTTGAAGCTGTTGTCCAGCAGTGGCATCGCCAACTTCAGGAAAGACTCCAGGAAAAGGCGACCGTACTGCCAATAACAACATTAATTTGAGTAAATACAAagtgacagcagcttcatctgaatgtgaaatgtttttaagcATCACAGCTAGCTCACCTTTAAGGACACATTGAGCACCAGCCTAGAATCAAACACCTGTAATAAGATATGAGTGGACAAACAGGTgagcagatgaagtgatggattACAACAAAGATTAAGATGGGATACAAGTGTCGGCATGTTGACTTCATGAAATACCACATCATAGAGTCAGAGATGAGGACAAATCTCAAACTCAGAACATGTGCAGAGAGGAAGTTGTACTAACTGACCTTAACTAGGTTGAGCAGCATATGAAAATCTCTGACCGCCAGGCTCCATTTCAGCAGCTTCTCACGCTGAGTCTGGAAGGAGAACATGGGTCACATGTTTCTGaacaaaaatcttttaaaaaacagttaattGAATCTTCAGGAAAAAGTAACCAAAAATTGTGCATGATACTGCACAGTCAAAAATGCACTACAGTCCAATTCACAGTTCAGAGATTGAAGATGCAGTTATTAATCAATGTTTAAGAgaatatgttttggttttccacTTCAATAGCTGTGTGGAAGTGTTTCGGGGCTCTCAGTGCGACACCTAGTGGCTGACCTCAGAGCTGTCACAGAGTTTGACAGCAGGAATCTTCCTTGTAGCCTTTTCCAGCTCTGCCATCAACACTTTATAGAACACCGGGAATGTCTGTCTGAAtgtaagaataataaaacaaagaatttcAGTTTTGTAAAATTATTGTTCCATTTCCAAGGGAACTAAGTAAGAAGGACTGACGGTGATGAGGATCTACCTGTTGAGCGTAGGCCAAGATGAAGAGCTCTCATCTTTTGATGCACTGAGGAGCTCAGGGATTCCCTTTCCAGTTATTTCCTCCACAGCCTTAAtaacatcatcaacatgttcCAGGTAGATGCTGCAAGAAAAAGACGAATGCTTCATGCATGAACATTTCAGTTGCTTCTTCATAATTATAACAACACGGTATGCGATGATAAATGGTGTTAAGTGGCCCTGTGCATCTGTATTGTGCCGACCATGTGTGACcggagaaaatgaaaaaccaaAGAGTGTAACCTAATGAGTTGCAGTCAGTATTATGTAATTGTGAGAAACGATGAAACAAAATACAGACTTGATCCATTCTGTGAGTGACTACTAATACACGAAATCTACCTGTGTGGTGTTGTGGCTGGCCTTCCAGGAGATAATGCTTGTTTGTTTGCGTGTACAGCACTGAACACACTCATTAAAGAGCAACAGGTAATTTGCTTCAGCAGTTTGCAATGCAAACAACATCACATACACAAACCACCGcagaattaatgtttttttttttcaaagatttttcAGAGATGAGGACCTCTTTCTATCCACAAATTTAAATCTTTTAATACcttataaatgattaattatcaCACAAGCAAGAGCCCAACCACTACTGgacattttaataacaaaacacatattcaagactttttttttttttttttttaaactgtgtgatAAGCTAAATTCCATCGTCAATGTACAGTATCAGACAGGCTCTGATACAGAAATCTTGGTCCCTTTCCATCGATTCTACGTGCTAATGTGTTGGTCTTCTGTGCATGATGGTCATAAATAACAACGGTTCACACACTTTCCTAAAGATCAGTTTCAGAAACCTTTCAACAACTTCACATGCCAGGTTGAAATTTGTTTTGCCGTGTTGGGGCATTTcgtgtttttaaataaaaccgCGCCGTTTGAGTTTGAGATGCAAATCAAAGAGGCTTGATAGTGTTGAGTTAGCGGCTGATCATACCGTTGCTAGATAAGCATCACcggcaaaaacatttttgcatggTACGACACATGGTGTGTGCTCTTCTctctcatgttgtgttttttagtaGTTTGGGGAAGTTGaaatatttgaaacattttcaacgCTAGGAGCAGAGTCACACACAGTTTTCCATGAATTACATATGATGGCTGGCAGCGCACACAGCACCGCTTCACGCTGTTTCTTCCAAGGTGTTTTTGAAGCAGCCTCGGCTGTAGCAATGAGTGTTTGATTGGAACCGTAAAGTGACGGCAGAAAACGGCaggagacacacatgcagactgCTGAACACAGAATATTTACTATCGTCAAGATATAGAAAAATATCAATAGCATCAGATTCTGTTCTTGCACTAAATATATGTCTAATTGTGTCCATTTTCAAAAACTATCAacggttttgttttttcctctcacactcacacatctaCAAGTTTTAAGTAACATTGTTTTAGCATGCAGACACACCTTAAGACAGAGTGAAGGACTTCATTGAATTtgctccctcgctccctctcgcCGCTGGCTGTCACCCACTCTTGACTCAGGAAACGTTTTGCGAGTGAAGCTAggacgaaaagaaaaaaaaaaaaatcagcgtCACAGTCACatctgaaaagaagaaaagttgatttaaaTGAGGTAACATGTCAGACTGACCGGTCTGCTCTCTGTAGGCAGCAGGGTTCCCTCCTTTCTCTGACACAGTGGACAGAAGCTGGGAGAGACACAGGGCAATGCTGAGACTTGGCACCGTGCTACGGAAGTTCAGCAGGTACTCAAAGCTGTGtctaaacagaacaaaaacacacacgggATTCTGTcagcacagacaaaacacagcaaaaaccAATGCAGTTGACATTATTAGAGCATTCTGGTTTTAAGATTGAAGCTACACTTTGTAGGATAAAAACAGTATTACTCTTAAACTCCATAACTCACTTTACAAGTTGTTCCAGGGTCAGTTCAGCACCACCCTCTTTTAGTCGTCCAGCGAGAACTCCTAGAGCCTTCTTCAGTAAGCTCCGCTGTCCTGGCTGGCTGAATCCAGACCtgacaaatgcacacatgcacagacacatacCGAGGACAAAACTCAAGAGGGGCCACAGACAGTTTCAAAGGCATACAACATCTCTTCGAGTTAAAAGATTTAACTCACCAGCTGAAGGTGGTGTTCAGGacctgcaggagcagctggtaGCCTGATGACATCAGCTCGTGCTCATGAGCATCTGTGGCAGGTCCGTCCATCATGCCGTTGTTCTCGGACAGCAGTgtctggggggaaaaaaatcataaatgtatacaaaaaaaaaaaaaaaaaatacagacctttttttttttattgacaattGGAAGAAAGAGACAGTTTAAATCATAGCAGCAGATGATCTCGGTTTCAATCCAGCTGTAgtgcaaagaaaataacatgagcacaactcaaactgtgaaacattgCACCTTGTTGCAATGTTTTCACTTAAGCCTTGCTTAAAACCTGTAAAAGATATTTTCAAGACTTTTCTGTTTCCACTccaaactgaaaatgtgcataCAGACAGCTGACCGGAAACCCACCCCACCtattgttggtgtttttaccTGAAAATGGTTGTGGCAGTTCTCCAGGTGTGAGCAGAGGGCCGGCAGTAGCTGGACACAGTAGGAGGCAACATCCTTGGAGCTCCTCTGTTGTAGATGGGAGAAGCCCACACTCTTATCAGTCCTTCCCTGcagggaaaacagaaaatatttcatttattgtgaTAGAGGAACTTTTTTCTGCTCCCCGTTTTCCACTGTATGCCTccacaatttgttttttgtacctTCAAGAAAGGGGCTCTCTTTGCCGGTGCGGCTGTAAGACTGAACTCCAGTTTGCGCTGCATATCTGCTAGCAGGAAAACAAGCTCAGCAGAACCCAGCAGAACCTCCTCTCGCACCTCAAGGATGTAAGAATATTTGAGGAAAATATTTAAGTTCTTTTGTAATGATGCATGTGGTGTATAGATTTGTGTAGTAGCTTAAAAATGATCAGATTCACCCTGACAGTGTTTGAAAgtcttgatctttttttttattaaatacaaAGTCATAACATATAAAAGGCCTTCtcttttttataaaaacacaaaatttctCATTCCTTTTCTTTACCTTGGTGTGGAGCTCAGAGTCCAGCACTGAGCGGGACAGCAGGCCACACTGCAGCATACTGAGAACCTCGGTGTCCAGCTCTCTGAAGAACGGTCTGTAGGACACCAGGCTGACACCCGGTCGgatctccttttctttctccttctctggcgGCTCCTTCAGGACAAGAGGAATCCCGTTTTTTTAAAGCTAAGTTACATTTATTATGAGACTGATGTGGGAAGTAAAAGTTTACCTGCAGACTTTTGTCCACTTCAGTTCCCTCCTCGAGCTGAGAGCTGCTCTCTGATGAATTCTTACCAGAggccttcctcttcttccccgTGCCATCTAAAGAACATAACATGcattacttttcttttgtatttggTCTTATTAATGTGTAGTAAAATATCTCTCTCTAGGCATGTTTACCTTTCTTTGCCTTATTCATCGGAGCATTAGAACTAGGGATAATCCCATCTGTGCTTTCACCATCAAAGTTGGCGACAGGTGGAACATAGCCAGGTGTCgctgaaacacacattaaagaaaaaagcacaTCATTCTAGAATAGTCAGTAACATTGACACCTTATGGTGTAACGGGGGAGTATTGATGGATCACCTGCCAACGCCTTCTCCAACAGCGTCTGAAGGTAGGTGATGTTCTGCAGACGAGTCATCACTTTCATCTTCATCTCAAGTTCTTTTTGTGTACAGAAGGCATTTATGACCTGACACGAAACAGGGGGAAGACGTGGCTTTAATCACGTACCTGTGACGTTGTATTAGAGCCGTTGTAGgtaaaatatacaaaattaATGAGTTTGGATTTaacacaaattacattaaaaaacgTTTTAAATCAAGGAACAACATCCTTTGACTCTGCAAGGTTAGATCAACCTCATCACACCACAAATACAGGTATTATGCCTGCAGTGGATGACCTAATAATACTTTGCAATTGGATTTAgcaataaagcaataaaaaaaaagattttagcccaaatcatcatgttttcattagcaTCAAGACTTTAAAAAGACATGCAGCCATGTTCCATACTGTTGCAGCCTCTCATTAACTTGTGCCTGTGGCGTTCCTTTCCTACTCGCTGTATCTGTGGTGTAAGGAAGTTGATCACCTTTGAGAAAATGAAGCATTATGGcctgtaaacacataaaacactaaTACAATTTCCTCTAATATATTTTTGCTCATAATTTTTCACCTTTATCCTTGGATACATTCTGAGCTTCTTCTGGAAAATGTGTGCTCTGAATAAATTTTCAAGTTTTATcgttttgaattgtttttaattctttttaatctcagaatttctttttttgttttttttcttggattgTTACCCTCCTCCCCTGACCCCAGAATGTCTTGTCTTTCCCCTGAAATACCATAATACGCCACTGTGCGCAACTCCTAACTTTGATGGAAAAAAGTGCGACAGTAAATATCAATCAGACACATTTGACATGAAGGTGCTGTTACCTCTCTGAACCAGTTGATGGTGTGAAACAGCAAAGAACAGAGAAACTCCCTCTCAGCCTTTGACAGGCTCTCCATTTTCTCCATTATGTCCATGTCCGTTAGGATCAGAGGGCAGCCTGTGCTccagcaaatgaaaaaacacatgaactcATTATTTTTGTATGCAACCACTGAAATGAGATCAAACCGGTCTCAGCAGGAAAAATGTTAGTTCCACGTCCTCACCCAGCAGGCCGTCGATCTCCTCGAGGTCTCCATGGTGCTGCTTTTCCTCGCAGAGTCTCAGGAGGCGAAAGaacggagacagacagagaggagacactcGCCTGTCcccaaagaaacaaataaaacatctcgCTGGTCACATGGATGTTTGTAAGACTGAAAGAGCCCATTTGAATGTACTGCAAGTGAAATACATCACTGACTAAACATTTTGTTGTGGGGTGACTGACTTGTGTGACTTCTGCGTTTGactctgctgtttctctttgttctgGATGTCTTCAgccagcagaggcagcaggttGATGGCGATGCCTTCCTTGCTCTGGTCCTCCAGGTTGTACATTACATGGGCCGGAAAGGGAAAGGAGCTGCGGTACACAGGTGGGAGGGATTAATGGCACAGTTTGAAGGGCAGGAAGCATATTAAAAGTAGTCATTTCTTATtccatctgtccatcactgaCCCCGATATTTCTGGCTCTACATCCACAACAAAGTCGGCCTGGAAGTCATCTACGACACTGTTTACAATGGATTCCTGTTGGGAGCAGGGAGATAACAGGACCAGCGTTGCTTACTCATGCCTTATTTGCATCTTACAAAGCCAGATGCATGTCACTAATGATATCTGTATTCAATTATACAAACTGTGAGATTAGAAGAATGGTAAATGTTTGTCTGAGACTCACCTGGACCTGCGGGTCCAGGGTGGTGCTCTGGATCAGGTTGGCCAGTTCATCGTAGTACAGAGCCGTAGCCTCAGGTGAGCTTTCGCTGCTCGACTTCAACAGCTCCAACAGTGCTATCACCTGcaacagaaaatacacacatgcatgagcGTGTctacagagcagaaacatccaGAAACACCAGCTTCCAGATAACAGTAACACT contains:
- the fancd2 gene encoding Fanconi anemia group D2 protein isoform X1, which translates into the protein MCHSYPFIDVAKASVKYFAVLMMRKKRQSVDKGEGATAATKAKKSRSTGRQPKEPAPEETNESVFGVFLREAGVTLKQDGTFNEIAVDQVVFQKRIKQKLQKSPRYPGIVQEFTSGLESHIEDPERFRNSLLPCVPQLSDGDSSCASSFQESLVRMLLGIEMLQTVVINILLEKLPEFMFDGTGDVGLSIPRIIINQLKWLDRVVDSKELATKLMELVSAAPVEVQRDIITSLPEILEDSQHNDIARELNSLLQENTQLTVPILDALSSLNVSSLLLTEVRGAVMATLAAVQLEDLPVVVKFILHAVSASDAYEVVCNLRKKLELEHCVLPPVLQATQSRIKSKGSAASTSAPAAGSSQDSVTLILDGIKSAVRFQKTISEAWIKAIESVDEPEDHKVIDLLVLFILHSTNANQSRRGAERVLKVKVRTGLIQETLLQRTFRDYSQVMRGYFASILALAQTLLRSPDPCVVPFAGHMYRHSFTAFDSYCQQEVVGSLVTHVCSGVGGEVDMALELLCGLVTEKPSEMALYAVFVKGILDYMDNLTPQQIRRLFHLLSRLAFGQQQQGSHIQDDMHIVIRKQLSSTVPKYKRIGIIGAVMIVGSMGALRVNGKEVKQNGSLPPETFRQVIALLELLKSSSESSPEATALYYDELANLIQSTTLDPQVQESIVNSVVDDFQADFVVDVEPEISGSFPFPAHVMYNLEDQSKEGIAINLLPLLAEDIQNKEKQQSQTQKSHKRVSPLCLSPFFRLLRLCEEKQHHGDLEEIDGLLGCPLILTDMDIMEKMESLSKAEREFLCSLLFHTINWFREVINAFCTQKELEMKMKVMTRLQNITYLQTLLEKALAATPGYVPPVANFDGESTDGIIPSSNAPMNKAKKDGTGKKRKASGKNSSESSSQLEEGTEVDKSLQEPPEKEKEKEIRPGVSLVSYRPFFRELDTEVLSMLQCGLLSRSVLDSELHTKVREEVLLGSAELVFLLADMQRKLEFSLTAAPAKRAPFLKGRTDKSVGFSHLQQRSSKDVASYCVQLLPALCSHLENCHNHFQTLLSENNGMMDGPATDAHEHELMSSGYQLLLQVLNTTFSWSGFSQPGQRSLLKKALGVLAGRLKEGGAELTLEQLVKHSFEYLLNFRSTVPSLSIALCLSQLLSTVSEKGGNPAAYREQTASLAKRFLSQEWVTASGERERGSKFNEVLHSVLSIYLEHVDDVIKAVEEITGKGIPELLSASKDESSSSWPTLNRQTFPVFYKVLMAELEKATRKIPAVKLCDSSETQREKLLKWSLAVRDFHMLLNLVKVFDSRLVLNVSLKYGRLFLESFLKLAMPLLDNSFKRHKDDVQNLLKTFQLSTRQLHHMCGHSKNSQDTSLTNHVPALKKSLELFVYRVKAMLTLHNCQEAFWIGNLKNRNLKGEEILSQRSQESDEDDEEVHRSPPQREEPGDEVEESDSEESKKVNGKDDVDPGDSTEDSDSD
- the fancd2 gene encoding Fanconi anemia group D2 protein isoform X2 — its product is MMRKKRQSVDKGEGATAATKAKKSRSTGRQPKEPAPEETNESVFGVFLREAGVTLKQDGTFNEIAVDQVVFQKRIKQKLQKSPRYPGIVQEFTSGLESHIEDPERFRNSLLPCVPQLSDGDSSCASSFQESLVRMLLGIEMLQTVVINILLEKLPEFMFDGTGDVGLSIPRIIINQLKWLDRVVDSKELATKLMELVSAAPVEVQRDIITSLPEILEDSQHNDIARELNSLLQENTQLTVPILDALSSLNVSSLLLTEVRGAVMATLAAVQLEDLPVVVKFILHAVSASDAYEVVCNLRKKLELEHCVLPPVLQATQSRIKSKGSAASTSAPAAGSSQDSVTLILDGIKSAVRFQKTISEAWIKAIESVDEPEDHKVIDLLVLFILHSTNANQSRRGAERVLKVKVRTGLIQETLLQRTFRDYSQVMRGYFASILALAQTLLRSPDPCVVPFAGHMYRHSFTAFDSYCQQEVVGSLVTHVCSGVGGEVDMALELLCGLVTEKPSEMALYAVFVKGILDYMDNLTPQQIRRLFHLLSRLAFGQQQQGSHIQDDMHIVIRKQLSSTVPKYKRIGIIGAVMIVGSMGALRVNGKEVKQNGSLPPETFRQVIALLELLKSSSESSPEATALYYDELANLIQSTTLDPQVQESIVNSVVDDFQADFVVDVEPEISGSFPFPAHVMYNLEDQSKEGIAINLLPLLAEDIQNKEKQQSQTQKSHKRVSPLCLSPFFRLLRLCEEKQHHGDLEEIDGLLGCPLILTDMDIMEKMESLSKAEREFLCSLLFHTINWFREVINAFCTQKELEMKMKVMTRLQNITYLQTLLEKALAATPGYVPPVANFDGESTDGIIPSSNAPMNKAKKDGTGKKRKASGKNSSESSSQLEEGTEVDKSLQEPPEKEKEKEIRPGVSLVSYRPFFRELDTEVLSMLQCGLLSRSVLDSELHTKVREEVLLGSAELVFLLADMQRKLEFSLTAAPAKRAPFLKGRTDKSVGFSHLQQRSSKDVASYCVQLLPALCSHLENCHNHFQTLLSENNGMMDGPATDAHEHELMSSGYQLLLQVLNTTFSWSGFSQPGQRSLLKKALGVLAGRLKEGGAELTLEQLVKHSFEYLLNFRSTVPSLSIALCLSQLLSTVSEKGGNPAAYREQTASLAKRFLSQEWVTASGERERGSKFNEVLHSVLSIYLEHVDDVIKAVEEITGKGIPELLSASKDESSSSWPTLNRQTFPVFYKVLMAELEKATRKIPAVKLCDSSETQREKLLKWSLAVRDFHMLLNLVKVFDSRLVLNVSLKYGRLFLESFLKLAMPLLDNSFKRHKDDVQNLLKTFQLSTRQLHHMCGHSKNSQDTSLTNHVPALKKSLELFVYRVKAMLTLHNCQEAFWIGNLKNRNLKGEEILSQRSQESDEDDEEVHRSPPQREEPGDEVEESDSEESKKVNGKDDVDPGDSTEDSDSD